TGCTCAATCCCTGGGTGCGCAGCGACGACGGCATGGCGCGCGCCACCCTCAAGCATTACTACCGGGCGCGCCTGCTGGACCCCGCCTTCTGGCGCAAGCTGCTGCGCGGCCGCTTCGATGTTGCCGCGTCCCTGAGATCGATGCTCGGCCTGGCCCGCACCGCCCTGCGCGGACGCGCCAGGCCGGCCGCCGGCGCCGCTGCACCTGCCGCCTTTCCCGAACGCATGCGCAGCGGCATGCAATCCTTCCGCGGCCCGGTGCTGCTGATCTTCAGCGGCGCCGACCTGGTCGCCCGCGAATTCTGCGACCTGGCCGGCGCCGATCCGGCCTGGCAGCGCCTGCTGGCAGCGTCGCACGTGACCCGCCGCCAGCTCGACCAGGCCGACCACACCTTCTCGCGCCGTGCCTGGCGCGACCAGGTCGCCGACTGGACCGGCACCTGGCTGCGTTCCTGGTAACCCATCCCTGATTTCCATCAAACCGGGGTCAGAGCCCGATTTTTGGAAATATCCCAATTGAAAGACCGTAGGATGGACGGGTCGCCCGTCCACGCGTCCTGCCCGATGCCGCTTTGCCGCAGTGCTTCCATTCTCTAGCCCCTGCACAGCAACCCGTCAGCCACACCTTCATTCATCGCATTGAAGGTCTGTTTCACAATATCAACTGATGTAGCCACAAGAACAGTTTTTGCGTAAAGCTTGAGCACTTTGTCACGCACACAGGCGTATCAGCCAATATTCTTCGTATCTTTTCTTTAACATCCAATCGTGCAAGGATTTGTTTGATGTTAAGCTGATTATAAAATTTTTTTCTATTTATTGCTCTGACATCAACATTGTTGCATTCGATGCCGTCGTGAGCGTTTTCTCCCTAAAGCCTATGTCGATCAAAGCCCTGCTGATTCCTTCCCTGAACCGCCCGCCTGAGCAGGTTCGACTGCCCGAGTTCGAGCAGGGCGCGGCCATCCCGCGCATCATCCACCAGACCTTTTATGACCGGAACCTGCCGGGTCCCCTGAAGGCGAACGTGGAACGCATGAAGGCGCTGAATCCGGGCTGGGAATACCGTTTCTACGACGATGCCGATATCGAAGCCTTCATCAAGCAGAACTATCCGGCCTTCGTGTGGGATTACTACGAACGCATCGACAAGCGCTACGGCGCCGCGCGCGCCGACTTTTTCCGCTACCTGCTGATGTACAAGGTCGGCGGTGTGTATCTCGACATCAAGAGCGGCGCCCTGCGCCCGCTGGATTCGGTGCTGAAGCCGGACGACTGTTTCATTTTGTCCAAATGGCACAGCGAAGATGGCGGCTTCGAGCACTGGGGACTGGTGTTCGACCTGCGCCACCTGCACGGCGGCGAATACCAGCAATGGCACATCGTGTGCTCGCCCGGCCATCCTTTCCTGAAAGCGGTGCTGGAACAAGTGTTCTTCAACATCGACCACTACGACCCGCACCTGCACCAGACCGGCAAGCGCGGCACCCTGCGCGTGACGGGCCCGGTGCCGTACACGCTGGCGATCGAACGCATCCGCGAACGCTATCCGCACCGCGTGGTCGATTCGCGCGCCGCGCTCGGCCTCGAATACAACGTGATCGACGGCGACCAGGGCCACGTCAAGGTGTTCAAGGGCCACTATTCGCTGCAGACCGCCTCGATCATCCGCCTGACCCCGCTCAAGCGCCAGCTGAGCCACCTGTACGGCTTTGCCCAATGGCTGAACGACCGCCTGCTGCGCAGCCGCGCCGACGCCAAGCTGACGCCGATCGAAAAACCGGCGGCGGTCCTCGAACGCGAGCGCCTGCGCGACGAACGCGTGCGCGCCGAGCTGGCGCGCAGTTCGACCTAAGACGGGTTCTGGTGTGCCCTGCCGGAAGCGGCAGGCATGTTGTGGAGGGTTCCAGGCGCGCTGCGGCGCGCCTGCTCGTTCATGGCCCTGGTCAAGCGTTAACCTTGATCGCGTGCCGGTTCATCAGGTCGTACATGGTTGGACGGCTGATGCCCAGCATTTCCGACGCCTTGACGATGTTGCCGTCGACGCGCGCCAGCGCCTTCACGATGGCCTTGTATTCGGCTTCGTCGCGCACCTGGCGCAGGTTCAGCGGTGATTCCTCGGCGCCGGTCTCGGGCAGGCCGAGATCGTCAGCGACGATGGTGTTGCCGTCCGCCATGATGACGGCGCGCTTGATGCAGTTTTCCATCTCGCGCACGTTGCCCGGCCAGGCATAGGCCTCGATCGCCGCCAGCGCGTCCGGGGCGAAGTGCAGCGACGAGCGCGATTCCTGCGCGCAGAATTTATTCTTGAAGTGATGCGCCAGCAACGCCGCATCGCCCTCGCGCAGGCGCATCGGCGGGATGTTGACCACGATTTCCGACAGGCGGTAATACAAGTCTTCGCGGAAGCGGCCTTGGGTGCACAATTCCTTCAGCTTCTGGTGGGTCGCGCAGACGATGCGCACATCGACCGGAATCTCTTCATGGCCGCCGATGCGTTCGATCACGCGCTCCTGCAGGAAGCGCAGCAGTTTCGCTTGCAGCGCCATCGGCAGGTCGCCGACCTCGTCCAGGAAGAAGGTGCCGCCGTGCGCCAACTCGACCTTACCCTTGGTCTGCTTGGCGGCGCCGGTAAAGGCGCCCTTCTCGTAGCCGAACAGCTCGCTTTCCAGCAGGTTTTCCGGGATCGCCGCGCAATTGATCGCCATGAAGCGTTCCTTGGCGCGCGGCGACAGCGCGTGCACCGCGCGCGCCAGCACTTCCTTGCCGGTGCCGGATTCCCCCAGCAGCATCACCGAGGCCGAGGTCGGCGCGACTTTTTCCACGGTGCGGCACACCTTCAGCATGCCGGGGTCGCGCGAGATCACGCCGGACAACGGGGAATCGGCCTGCGACTGCTGCATGCGGCGGTTTTGCTGCTGCAGGTCGTGCAAGTAAAAGGCGCGCTGGATCACCAGGTTCAGCACTTCGGCGTCGACCGGCTTCTGGTGGAAATCGTAGGCGCCCATGCCGATCGCCTTGACGGCGTTGGCATGGTCCTGGTTGCCGGTCAGGACGATCACGCGCGTGTCCGGCGCCAGCGCCAGGATCTGCTGCAGCGTGGCCAGTCCCTCGGTCGAGCCGTCCGGATCGGGCGGCAGGCCCAGGTCCATCGTGCACACGGCCGGCTCGTGGCGGCGCACTTGCGCCAGCGCCGCCTCGCGGTCGCCGGCCACGACCACGTCGTAGGCATCCAGGCTCCAGCGCAGCTGCTTCTGCAGGCCCGGATCGTCTTCGATGATGAGCAGTTTCGGTTTGCTTTGGGTCACGGGTTTCCTCTGTCGCTCAGGTGTCGCTCAGGTATGTCTCAAGTGGCTGCGACTGCCGCCTCGCGGTGCGGCGGCAGCACGACCTTGAAGGTGGTGCCGAGCGCAGGACGGCTGGCCACTTCCAGCATGCCGCCCAGCTCGGTGATGTATTCGCGGCTTTCGAACACGCCGATGCCCATGCCGGCCGACTTGGTCGAATCGAACGGCTTGAACAGGCGCTCGCGGATGAATTCCTCGGTCATGCCCTCGCCGGTATCGGTGATCTCGATCTCGACCGCATCGTCCTCCAGCGCGGCGCCGGCGCGGCGTCCGACCCGTATCATGACATGGCCGTCGCGCGGCGTGGCCTCGATCGCGTTCTGGATCAGGTGGCCGACCACGCGCTCCAGGCGTTCGCGGTCGGCCACCACGGTCAGGCCGGACTCCTCGACCAGCAATTGCGGATGCGGCTCGAAGGCGCTCTTGAGAGCCATGGCCTGGCGCACCACCTGGTCGATCGCCAGCGGCAAGGGGTTGGCGGCGTTTTCAGTGCGACTGAGCTTTTGCAGCAAGAGCTTCATCTTCTGTACCGAATGGTTCAGGGTTTCCAGCATGTCTTTCTGGAATTCCGGATTGTCCTTGTGCTTCTCGGCATTGGCGTTCATCAGCGACAGCTGCGCCACCAGATTCTTGAGGTCGTGCACGACGAAGGTCGACATGCGGTTGAACGACTCGAATTGGCGCGCCACCATCAGCGCGTTGGCGGCGTCTTCCTGGGCCAGGTAGCTGGCCGCCTGGCTGCCGGCGATTTCCAGCAAATCGTACACTTCCCAGTTCAGCTTGAGCGGACTGCGCGGACGCTGCAGCACCACGAAGCCGAACAGCTTTTCGTGCAGCATCAGCGGCACCACCAGCCAGCGGCGCGGGTAATCGAGCAGCCAGTCGGGCACGGCCAGGCCCTCGTACTTGTCGGGGCTGGCGACGTATTCGTCGAGGTCGACCACCCATTGCGTACTTTCCAGGAACTGGCAGAACGGCGAACGCTGCGGCTCGGCCGCGCCGGCGCCGGGCGCCTGCCAACGGGCGTGCGATTCGAACTTGCCGCCCTCGCTGCGCTGCCACAGCACGCCGCCCGGGCTTTCGACCAGCACCGCCAGTGCCTGGATGGTGCGCTCGCCCAGGCCCGGGCCGCGCTCGGACAGGGTGCGCGTAAAGCGCATCCATTCCTCGCGGTAGTCGTAGTTGTAGCGATAGAAATGCTTGCTGATGGTGACCTTCAGCCACGAGCGCGCGGTACCGGAAAACAGGATGACGCCCAGCAGGCACACCGCACCGAACAGGAACGCCGTCTGCAGCACCGTGCCCCAGCGCCCGCCGACGTAGCGCAGGTAATAGCCGACCGAGCCCATGGCCAGCAGGTAGACCGCCGAGCCGAACAGCGCCGCCGAGTGGAATACCACGCGGCGCGACACGGAAAAGGAAGTGCTCCAGGCGCCGCGCCGTGCCAGCGACGCGCCCAGCAGTGGCACCGTCACCGCATTCACGACGCCGCGCGCGATCCACAGATCGGGATTCAGTTCGCGGAACAGCATCGTGTTGCTGTACATATAAAAATCGTAGGCGAAGATGGCGCCCACGCCGAGGCAGGCGAACTTGATCGCCCAGCGTTCCTCGATGGTCTTGTTGCGGTACACCTGTTCCACCAGCAGCATGCCGTACACCGGCATGCCGACGAAGGCGAACAGGATCGACAGGCTGGCGAAGGCCGACGGCATGCCGGCCAGGTGGCAGGCCAGCATCACGCCCATCAGACAGGCATAGGCGCTGGCGGCGGCCACCAGCGAACGCCGGGGGCGCCCGTTCTCGCCCTGCCAGTGGCCCAGCAGCGC
The genomic region above belongs to Massilia forsythiae and contains:
- the prsK gene encoding XrtA/PEP-CTERM system histidine kinase PrsK, with the translated sequence MINIAATSYALAAAGFLALGLPVLSGWRGRAQRVPLSLACLTSAAWAAALAWEASSHVLLTPLAGLFEVARDGAWSLFLVALLGHWQGENGRPRRSLVAAASAYACLMGVMLACHLAGMPSAFASLSILFAFVGMPVYGMLLVEQVYRNKTIEERWAIKFACLGVGAIFAYDFYMYSNTMLFRELNPDLWIARGVVNAVTVPLLGASLARRGAWSTSFSVSRRVVFHSAALFGSAVYLLAMGSVGYYLRYVGGRWGTVLQTAFLFGAVCLLGVILFSGTARSWLKVTISKHFYRYNYDYREEWMRFTRTLSERGPGLGERTIQALAVLVESPGGVLWQRSEGGKFESHARWQAPGAGAAEPQRSPFCQFLESTQWVVDLDEYVASPDKYEGLAVPDWLLDYPRRWLVVPLMLHEKLFGFVVLQRPRSPLKLNWEVYDLLEIAGSQAASYLAQEDAANALMVARQFESFNRMSTFVVHDLKNLVAQLSLMNANAEKHKDNPEFQKDMLETLNHSVQKMKLLLQKLSRTENAANPLPLAIDQVVRQAMALKSAFEPHPQLLVEESGLTVVADRERLERVVGHLIQNAIEATPRDGHVMIRVGRRAGAALEDDAVEIEITDTGEGMTEEFIRERLFKPFDSTKSAGMGIGVFESREYITELGGMLEVASRPALGTTFKVVLPPHREAAVAAT
- the prsR gene encoding PEP-CTERM-box response regulator transcription factor, with the translated sequence MTQSKPKLLIIEDDPGLQKQLRWSLDAYDVVVAGDREAALAQVRRHEPAVCTMDLGLPPDPDGSTEGLATLQQILALAPDTRVIVLTGNQDHANAVKAIGMGAYDFHQKPVDAEVLNLVIQRAFYLHDLQQQNRRMQQSQADSPLSGVISRDPGMLKVCRTVEKVAPTSASVMLLGESGTGKEVLARAVHALSPRAKERFMAINCAAIPENLLESELFGYEKGAFTGAAKQTKGKVELAHGGTFFLDEVGDLPMALQAKLLRFLQERVIERIGGHEEIPVDVRIVCATHQKLKELCTQGRFREDLYYRLSEIVVNIPPMRLREGDAALLAHHFKNKFCAQESRSSLHFAPDALAAIEAYAWPGNVREMENCIKRAVIMADGNTIVADDLGLPETGAEESPLNLRQVRDEAEYKAIVKALARVDGNIVKASEMLGISRPTMYDLMNRHAIKVNA
- a CDS encoding glycosyltransferase family 32 protein, whose translation is MSIKALLIPSLNRPPEQVRLPEFEQGAAIPRIIHQTFYDRNLPGPLKANVERMKALNPGWEYRFYDDADIEAFIKQNYPAFVWDYYERIDKRYGAARADFFRYLLMYKVGGVYLDIKSGALRPLDSVLKPDDCFILSKWHSEDGGFEHWGLVFDLRHLHGGEYQQWHIVCSPGHPFLKAVLEQVFFNIDHYDPHLHQTGKRGTLRVTGPVPYTLAIERIRERYPHRVVDSRAALGLEYNVIDGDQGHVKVFKGHYSLQTASIIRLTPLKRQLSHLYGFAQWLNDRLLRSRADAKLTPIEKPAAVLERERLRDERVRAELARSST
- a CDS encoding hydrolase 1, exosortase A system-associated — its product is MASDDRALAFDCGTDRLYGILSLPQQACARGVLVVVGGPQYRAGSHRQFTLLARHLADDGAAVLRFDYRGMGDSEGEARDFEAVADDLRAAIDAFMNAVPGLREVVLWGLCDAASAIAMYAATDARVAGVVLLNPWVRSDDGMARATLKHYYRARLLDPAFWRKLLRGRFDVAASLRSMLGLARTALRGRARPAAGAAAPAAFPERMRSGMQSFRGPVLLIFSGADLVAREFCDLAGADPAWQRLLAASHVTRRQLDQADHTFSRRAWRDQVADWTGTWLRSW